The sequence aactagttacatattacatattacttgcagctgaactatttagttacaattacatattaccaataaaataaagtaactgtaataatattacatattatattactttgtgcccacagccttaagctgtcacgtttgaaactaccaccttatcacgtgacacgattgcgctgttggacaatgtgcaggtcttgattataagtaagaagctggtgaacaagcctcattcagtagtcttcattacttcgttgtggctaggcgttactcagtggattactaacgagattagtaacttcgttacttgtagtaataatattacgtaatattagattcgttacagtaactatgttacttaggtaacgcgttacatttgtaagtaaagtaacttgagttatattacctgtttttatagcgtatttcgttatattactgttaggcgcaatctgtgaatttgcgcagtttataaatttcgctgcgcattttgtgaattcataaaatgcgcaacaatttataaattgttgcgcaatttgtgaactaccgtaagagctgcgcattttatgaactcttTGGATTCTGGTCCATTCAGTGTACCGTCGTTACGTTCTTGGCTGATCAAGTGCGTATTATGGCTGCTTTCAGAGAGGTGTAATAAGCCCCACAGATTGGGAAGTTTACTGCTCTGCCCACAGATTGGTAGATGGCATGGATTGCAAATGATGCTAccaataattatcgtgtttacGCCTGGTTATTAATGATTCTAATGGTCTAATGTGATCcaattttttcattttcttttatATAACTTTAATAAGCCCCTTGATAGCTATATGTTTACTACAAGGAACATGGGTCAAGACGGTTCCGCTTTCTCTGTATTGACTATCTctccctccaaggttccttTGCGTACTCTGCAGTTGGATTGGATAAGGTGCATTCTGTCTGATCAAGTTCCTGCATGGAGCACACATCCAACACCACGCCCCTGATGTACTAGCTAGAACACAATATTTATATTCAGTATAGATCTAATTGATTTTTTAATATTCAAATTCAGCTTGTGACAAAGTTACAATTTTAACTTGGAATTAGCTCCATTACAGCAGTTAGCTATACACAAACACAGGCCCATTCTTTGAACAGTATGGCCCTACAAAGTTAAAACTGTTTTCGTCCTGTGAGATTGTCACTTCATGCCTTCTTAAGCACTGTCTGTGGTACCCCCATGAGTaactattgcacctgacctaCAGAGTtcacacacataaatacaagaTTCGTTAATGTAACTAGAGCTCACCAAGGGAGTTGTATCATCATCCACCAAACCAATCATTCCACAGGAATGGCAATAGTCATTCAATGGttctaaataaacaaaatatatatatatattttctcCACAGGATTATAATTATCACAAGGCATTGACTTCTATTGATGCACTATACTACGTAAATGCATGTGAACACCATACTATTGACCTGGATGTCAAACCAATGCATGCACATAAGTTTTGTCTACGATGTTTAACTAAACAATGATTAACTTTTGCATACTGCAATTTCATTCTTTCAGCATTCTTTCAGTACTCTAAGTCTGCTGCCTCCCGAATTGCCTTATGGCGATCACAAGTAGTGAggtgatcatgtgatttttCACTGTGTTTTTGCTAACAGAATAATAACATATTGCTATAAACATAAGGGCATCGCTGAAATCACATAGACAGAACACCAAACACTACAGTTATAACAAAACCTCCATGCTTAAACAACTTGATAAAAGAAATATAGGCCTCACACAATAAGGACAAAGATCTTCACTGAAACTAAACATTTTCACTTCTTGATATGAAAAAACCTTGATCCCACAGAATGTATTTATACATGGCTTGTGTAGTTATAACTAGGAGGTTTCACTGGTCAAAAAAGCTATAGCAGTCTACACAAAATTGGTAATGATTTGTACCTCTGAGACTCCGACTCCATGTGATCAGGTGGTGATGACGTATCATCTGTAGGAGATGCTATAGGAGATACAATTTGATTTGACAATAGTTTATCAGGTAACAGTGGTGGCACACTTTGACATGCTTGctgtggtgacatccttgagctaGTTAGTGGTGATGCACTTCTACTTGGTCGCTGTGGTGACATCTTTGAGCTAGATGGTGATGTACTTTTACTTGGTCGCcgtggtgacatccttgagctaGATGGTAGTGATGCACTACTACTTGGTCTCTGTGGTGACATACTTGAACTAGATGGGGGTGATTAACTTCTACTTAGTCGCCGTGGTGACATCATTAAGCTAGATGGTGGTGATGTACTTCTACTCAGTTGTtgtggtgacatccttgaaCTAGATGTTGGTGGAAACACAGTTGGGGGTAATTCATCaaatagcagtgacacatcatctaGTTGAAAGTGCCACATGATTTTTTTACATCAATATTGAACCACTAACCATCTTAGATAAGATCAGTTAAATCCTCTTCCATTATACAATGGTCAACTCCTTCGGGAAGTTCAGCAAATGGGGCTAACCTTGGTGGCTGGCCAAACACCACTTCATATGGGCTTTGTTTTAAAGTGCGACACACTTGAACATTTAAATTATCTGCAAGGGCACATTACATATTAGTTGGGCTCATACTAGTACTTACATTGAATACATGGCAGCCAGTCAGTCCAAGATACACAGTTGGAATCCTTGTGCTCACATTTAAATGCTTGCAACTGCATTTCTACAAGATGGTTGTCCTTTTCAATTAAACCTTGTGACTGTGAATGGCGAGGTCTACCATTGATTATTGTCACTTCTCCTGGCCACGACTTCAATATCTCTCTAATAACTTCATTAACAAATTCCCTTCCATTATCTGATAGCAATATTTTGGGGAGCCCAAAATATGGGAAAACCTTGTGCACAAGCCCACTAGCTACTTCAATGGTactcttgtttatcagtggCCATAGCACGTGAAACTTTGACCAGTGGTCCATGTAATGTGCAATGTAGCAATAAGAATCATCTGGCATGTGCCTCATATCTATCAAATCAATCTAAAAtaagcaagagtgaataatccTCTATGTAAATTATACTCTCTCCCACAACAACCTGACAACGTGTTAAAAATCCTGATGAAATGATTGGCTTCAAAGGAGCAGTACAATTCTGTGGCTGCTTCAGCTGGCAAATATGGCATGTGCtacaaaaatattgagcaaCCTTCATACATTCTTTGGACCTACAATAGTAACACAATTAGAAATTATGATAATTGTGGGCAAGTTTGTTAAATATACATACTTAAGAATGCCGGGAAATATAATTAGACATACAAACAAAAGTGGGCAAAGTGTGAAATAGGTACTGCTATCAAATACTAAAGAAAATAAATGGCGCCTCTCAgaatgttgtagttgaaaaccaTACAAATATGAGATGAAAATGAGTTTTGAATAGTCTtagtgtatcaaacatcaatcctgtatttttttaaattgtcaaaACCCATTTTTTGTCTGCCTGACTGTCTGTCTGACTTGTCACAACGTCAGAGGCCAAACCAAAGTAAGCAGTACATggccaccacaataacaaactcacggATAAACCTTtctggttctgacaagtgtctgttttctgttatattACATGATCATctccttcatgcaaggaaaccataataataaagtgttaaatttctgtatagacactttccttagaagaACAAGTCAAACAACTATTTGACATTTAAACTACTGACAGATACAATACATGTAGCTTCAATGATACAATGACATAACTGGACCACActcttaaacaatcagaacacatACATGCCACACTTCAGAACCACACAATTGTGTCCTTTAATTGCAGTCAGCTGCtgttgaaaacaaaacaatggGAACTGCACTCCTATACCTTTAAGTATTGaaatcaagacactctaataaagcagtcatagccaaatgtgtataacatagctatgcCATAACAAGAACAGTTAACACACTAGTGGaatcagaaacaagttgatgttgtgctacttctaaaaaccaagcaccatgcagctagctaactcatctggaattaaccattaCTATTTTACTATTTTAACCAATTCGTTATATCCCTGATAGATATATGCCAATATATTATGGTCAACATCCAAACCAAATTTTCAAACTCTTctaaagttatggctgtgaatataAGCACTTGTAGTCAGTATATTCACTGTtcaaattgatttttttgctcAATTTTCTACTGTGTAGCACTATATTCCCAAAACTACTTCCACAATAGGCTAAAACATTAGTTGATCATCTCAGCAAAAGCCTGCATTGCACACACGTAATGATTTCTTTTATTATCTTAGTATTATTTCCAACTCAGTACTCCAAGGAATGGGCTCACATGtttagttacaaaattaaattaagcgTGGCTTTAATATAAACATAGGACCACCCCAATTTCACTATATTATGCAGTCTCAGTGACCATAAAACTTGGTGACACTTTAATAATATGACAGCATACACAATTCCCATACCTCTGCAAGCGTTTTCTTGTAGCCTACATGCCCATTTTCCGTTGAGTGCACACGCTCTATTATATCATAAAACTTCTCAGCTGTTGCCACTATGCGATGATGACCAAAGACAGTTTTGTCATTATCATTCTGTGATATAGTTTTGTGAAGAGAGGCACAAAAAACCATCATTTCTTACTCTTTGAATAAAGCAAACGTCTTCGTTTTAATAACCCAGAATTTGAAGGAGTTTGAAACATCGCTTCTTTCAATTCCATTCAAAACGTCTACTGAGCCTTCTCCTCTGATACTGTCTTGCTTGTAGTGGTGTGATCAAAATACTTCGTTCTGCAGaacttttcgaacagctctcTGTGACCTTCTTTCGACATActgactagctagctaactcgtTGAAGCTCACACCTCGCGAGCACTGTAAGAACCACGAGGAGGTCTCGTGAACCACCAGGTGTGAAACGAAATTAGGTCTTAAATCGCGTGAACTACCAGGTGTGAAACGATAGTAGGTAGTAAATTGCACACTCGATCGCACCGCACCGTGTCCTCATTCGagctgcgcaatttataaattgttgcgcattttatgaattcacaaaatgcgcagcgtaatttataaactgcgcaaattcacagattgcgcctaacattacttagttatcacaaaagtaataatattacttaacgcgttactcccaacactgctattAAAGTTTATGAAGTTTGCTAAGTTCgtagtttgctaagtaaattcggagcggaacatcggatttcattcttacgtttGTGTAGGAGCGGTTTACATggattctcctggttttgtgtagcttctttcccacagctcctggttttgtttggcttccacaacttgcttAATACTAATCCGAAACGGAGCAGAACATCGGAttttattcttacttttgaacggtttgcatggattctctcctggtttgtgtggcttcttcccataactcctggttttgtttggcttccacaactcgcttaatacaaatccgaagcggagcggaacatcggatttcattcttaggtttgtgcaggagcagtttgcatggattctcctggttttgtgtggcttctttcccacaactcctggttttgtttggcttccacaactcgcttaatacaagtccgaaacggagcggaacatcggattttattcttacttttgaacagttgcatggattctctctggttttgtttggcttctttcccacaactcctggttttgtttggcttccacaactcgcttaatacaaatccgaaacggagcggaacatcggatttcattcttaatttgattctctcctggttttgtgcagcttctttcccacagctcctggttttgtgaggcttccacaacttgattatacaaatccgaagcggagcggaacatcggatttcattct comes from Dysidea avara chromosome 4, odDysAvar1.4, whole genome shotgun sequence and encodes:
- the LOC136252673 gene encoding KRAB-A domain-containing protein 2-like isoform X3, giving the protein MVLSIVSTCHICQLKQPQNCTAPLKPIISSGFLTRCQIDLIDMRHMPDDSYCYIAHYMDHWSKFHVLWPLINKSTIEVASGLVHKVFPYFGLPKILLSDNGREFVNEVIREILKSWPGEVTIINGRPRHSQSQGLIEKDNHLVEMQLQAFKCEHKDSNCVSWTDWLPCIQYNLNVQVCRTLKQSPYEVVFGQPPRLAPFAELPEGVDHCIMEEDLTDLI
- the LOC136252673 gene encoding KRAB-A domain-containing protein 2-like isoform X2, which produces MKVAQYFCSTCHICQLKQPQNCTAPLKPIISSGFLTRCQIDLIDMRHMPDDSYCYIAHYMDHWSKFHVLWPLINKSTIEVASGLVHKVFPYFGLPKILLSDNGREFVNEVIREILKSWPGEVTIINGRPRHSQSQGLIEKDNHLVEMQLQAFKCEHKDSNCVSWTDWLPCIQYNLNVQVCRTLKQSPYEVVFGQPPRLAPFAELPEGVDHCIMEEDLTDLI
- the LOC136252673 gene encoding KRAB-A domain-containing protein 2-like isoform X1; this translates as MVLSIVRSKECMKVAQYFCSTCHICQLKQPQNCTAPLKPIISSGFLTRCQIDLIDMRHMPDDSYCYIAHYMDHWSKFHVLWPLINKSTIEVASGLVHKVFPYFGLPKILLSDNGREFVNEVIREILKSWPGEVTIINGRPRHSQSQGLIEKDNHLVEMQLQAFKCEHKDSNCVSWTDWLPCIQYNLNVQVCRTLKQSPYEVVFGQPPRLAPFAELPEGVDHCIMEEDLTDLI